Proteins encoded within one genomic window of Amycolatopsis sp. 2-15:
- a CDS encoding beta-glucosidase family protein produces MTTETAPEPWRDPRLPVAERVRDLVARMTTREKVAQLSGIWVGMDSGGEVAPHQHDFAHDPPDWDALVPHGVGQLTRAFGTRPVDPEIGARGLARTQEEIVARGRFGIPAVVHEECLTGLAAWQATVYPAPLCWGASFDPDLVGRMAFRIGETMRALGVHQGLAPVLDVARDLRWGRIEETIGEDPYLVGTIGAAYVAGLESAGIVATLKHFAGYSASKAGRNLAPVSVGPRELADVLLPPFEHALRAGARSVMNSYTDLDGLPAAADPGLLTTLLRERYGFSGTVVSDYFSVAFLHALHNVATGPADAAGQALTAGIDVELPTVDCYGSPLVAALADGGIDESLVDRALHRVLTQKFELGLLDPGWSPHPAGTELDDAESRALARELAERSVVLLSNTGALPLRSGVRLAVVGPRADEPGAMLGCYSFPMHVGVHHPDVRFGLDVPTVAEALRESFDVTFAAGCGVTGGTDTDLAAAVEAAAAADVCVAVLGDRAGLFGGGTSGEGCDAADLRLPGRQEELLEAVLATGTPVVLVLLSGRPYELSRQVERLAAVVCGFYPGEEGAAALAGVLTGRVEPSGRLPVSFPAAGASQPSTYLGAAPAARSDVSSVDPTPLFPFGHGLAYHPATWVSVTGATAWPADGSCRVSVTLHNPHGTATSEVVQVYLHDPVAEVARPLRQLIAAPRVALPPGQTRVVHLDLHADLASYTGRAGDRIVDTGAVELLVGPSSAVAHTVLALPITGARRVVGFDRVLQPRVTVVPG; encoded by the coding sequence GTGACGACCGAGACCGCGCCCGAACCCTGGCGCGACCCGCGACTGCCCGTGGCCGAGCGCGTGCGCGACCTCGTGGCGCGCATGACCACGCGGGAAAAAGTGGCGCAGCTGTCCGGGATCTGGGTCGGCATGGACTCCGGTGGTGAGGTCGCGCCGCACCAGCACGACTTCGCCCACGACCCGCCGGATTGGGACGCGCTCGTGCCCCACGGGGTCGGGCAGCTGACCCGCGCGTTCGGCACGCGGCCGGTCGACCCGGAGATCGGCGCGCGGGGCCTCGCGCGGACGCAGGAGGAGATCGTGGCGCGCGGGCGCTTCGGCATCCCCGCCGTGGTGCACGAGGAGTGCCTCACGGGCCTGGCGGCGTGGCAGGCCACGGTGTACCCGGCGCCGCTGTGCTGGGGCGCGAGCTTCGACCCGGATCTCGTGGGGCGCATGGCTTTCCGCATCGGGGAGACCATGCGGGCGCTCGGCGTGCACCAGGGGCTGGCGCCGGTACTGGACGTGGCGCGGGACCTGCGCTGGGGCCGGATCGAGGAGACCATCGGCGAGGACCCGTACCTCGTGGGCACGATCGGCGCGGCCTACGTCGCCGGGCTCGAGTCGGCCGGGATCGTCGCGACGCTCAAACACTTCGCGGGTTACTCCGCGTCGAAGGCCGGGCGCAACCTCGCGCCGGTGTCGGTCGGCCCGCGCGAGCTCGCCGACGTGCTGCTGCCCCCGTTCGAGCACGCGCTGCGCGCCGGGGCGCGGTCGGTGATGAACTCCTACACCGACCTCGACGGGCTGCCGGCGGCGGCCGACCCGGGTCTGCTCACCACGCTGCTGCGTGAACGCTACGGGTTCTCCGGCACGGTGGTGTCCGACTACTTCTCCGTGGCGTTCCTGCACGCCCTGCACAACGTCGCCACCGGACCGGCGGACGCGGCGGGACAGGCGCTGACGGCGGGCATCGACGTCGAACTGCCCACAGTGGACTGTTACGGCTCGCCGCTCGTGGCCGCGCTGGCGGACGGCGGCATCGACGAGTCCCTGGTGGACCGAGCGCTGCACCGCGTGCTGACGCAGAAGTTCGAGCTGGGCCTGCTGGATCCCGGCTGGTCGCCCCACCCGGCCGGGACCGAGCTGGACGACGCCGAGTCGCGGGCACTGGCGCGAGAGCTCGCCGAGCGGTCGGTGGTGCTGCTGTCGAACACCGGAGCGTTGCCGCTGCGTTCCGGTGTCCGGCTGGCGGTCGTGGGCCCGCGCGCGGACGAACCGGGCGCGATGCTCGGCTGTTACTCGTTCCCGATGCACGTCGGCGTCCACCACCCGGACGTGCGGTTCGGGCTCGACGTGCCCACGGTCGCCGAGGCGCTGCGGGAGTCGTTCGACGTCACTTTCGCCGCCGGCTGCGGCGTCACCGGCGGCACGGACACCGACCTCGCCGCGGCCGTCGAGGCGGCCGCGGCGGCGGACGTCTGCGTCGCCGTGCTCGGCGACCGGGCGGGCCTGTTCGGCGGCGGTACGTCCGGCGAAGGCTGCGACGCCGCCGACCTGCGGCTGCCCGGCCGGCAGGAGGAGCTGCTCGAAGCGGTGCTGGCGACGGGCACACCCGTGGTGCTGGTGCTGCTGTCCGGCCGGCCCTACGAGCTCTCGCGCCAGGTCGAGCGCTTGGCGGCCGTCGTGTGCGGGTTCTACCCCGGGGAAGAGGGCGCCGCGGCGCTCGCCGGGGTCCTCACGGGCCGGGTCGAGCCGTCGGGCCGCCTGCCGGTGAGCTTTCCGGCCGCCGGGGCCAGCCAGCCGTCGACCTACCTCGGCGCGGCGCCGGCCGCGCGCAGCGACGTCAGCTCGGTCGACCCGACGCCCCTGTTCCCGTTCGGCCACGGCCTCGCCTACCACCCGGCCACGTGGGTTTCGGTCACCGGCGCGACCGCGTGGCCGGCGGACGGGTCGTGCCGGGTGAGCGTGACACTGCACAACCCGCACGGCACGGCGACGTCTGAAGTCGTGCAGGTCTACCTCCACGACCCGGTCGCCGAGGTGGCACGCCCGCTGCGGCAGCTGATCGCCGCGCCGCGCGTGGCACTCCCGCCCGGACAGACCCGCGTGGTGCACCTGGACCTGCACGCGGACCTCGCCTCCTACACCGGCCGGGCCGGCGACCGGATCGTCGACACCGGGGCGGTGGAGCTGCTCGTGGGCCCGTCGAGCGCGGTCGCGCACACCGTGCTGGCGCTGCCGATCACGGGGGCGCGGCGCGTCGTGGGGTTCGACCGCGTGCTCCAGCCGCGGGTCACGGTGGTCCCGGGCTGA
- a CDS encoding LacI family DNA-binding transcriptional regulator, protein MQPRSRVTIRDVAARAGVSVATVSKVINQRYGVAADTFARVRAVIDELGYEASLVAQSLRNHKTNVIGILVADLEPFSTELLKGAADAIRGTGFELVVYSAGGRTGDPEGWERRYLSRLSGTLVDGAVLVTPAAELEGLPGTPVVAVDPHTGRSPMPAIVSDNLRGAQLATEHLLELGHRRIALLAGRPDLQSAQLRETGYRRALAAAGVEVDETLVVAGDYDGELAAASARELLTRPDRPTAVFAGNDTSAIATLAAATVLGLRVPDDVSVVGFDNIPESALCTPPLTTVQQPIREMGHRAITVLIGLINGDPEEREPVVLDTELVVRSSSAAPRAGA, encoded by the coding sequence GTGCAGCCTCGTTCCCGTGTCACGATCCGTGACGTCGCCGCCCGTGCCGGAGTGTCGGTCGCGACGGTCTCGAAGGTGATCAACCAGCGCTACGGCGTCGCCGCCGACACGTTCGCGCGCGTCCGTGCCGTGATCGACGAGCTGGGCTACGAGGCGAGCCTCGTGGCGCAGAGCCTGCGCAACCACAAGACCAACGTGATCGGCATCCTCGTGGCCGATCTCGAGCCGTTCAGCACCGAGCTGCTCAAGGGCGCGGCGGACGCGATCCGCGGCACCGGGTTCGAGCTCGTCGTGTACTCGGCGGGCGGGCGCACCGGCGATCCGGAGGGCTGGGAGCGCCGGTACCTCTCGCGCCTGAGCGGCACGCTCGTCGACGGCGCCGTGCTCGTCACGCCCGCGGCCGAGCTCGAAGGCCTGCCCGGGACTCCGGTCGTCGCCGTGGATCCGCACACCGGGCGCTCACCGATGCCGGCGATCGTCTCCGACAACCTGCGCGGCGCACAGCTGGCGACCGAGCACCTGCTGGAGCTCGGGCACCGGCGGATCGCGCTGCTCGCGGGCCGGCCGGACCTGCAGTCCGCCCAGCTGCGCGAAACCGGCTACCGGCGCGCGCTGGCCGCGGCCGGTGTCGAGGTGGACGAAACCCTTGTCGTGGCGGGTGACTACGACGGCGAGCTGGCGGCCGCGTCGGCGCGGGAGCTGCTGACCCGCCCCGACCGGCCCACGGCCGTGTTCGCCGGCAACGACACCTCCGCCATCGCGACCCTGGCCGCCGCCACGGTGCTGGGCCTGCGCGTGCCGGACGACGTCTCGGTGGTCGGCTTCGACAACATCCCCGAGTCGGCACTGTGCACTCCCCCGCTGACCACGGTGCAGCAGCCCATCCGCGAGATGGGCCACCGGGCCATCACCGTCCTCATCGGACTCATCAACGGCGACCCCGAGGAGCGTGAGCCCGTGGTGCTCGACACGGAACTGGTGGTGCGCTCGTCGAGCGCCGCGCCGCGGGCCGGCGCGTGA
- a CDS encoding extracellular solute-binding protein — protein MRPSRRFPLAALVAAAALVLSACGGGGDEGPAAASGPVTLTWWHNGTAEPVRSLWQQVADDYHREHPDVSFTVQPIQNEEFPTKVPLALQSATPPDLYQQWGGGDEASQVESGRVADLTSSVQGWIGGLGSTAQGWQVGGKQYGVPYVQHVVGFWYRKDLFAQAGITAPPTTMADFAAAVGKLKAAGIAPIALGGKDRWPDAFYYDYFAVRECSPQVLKDEIAAVKLQDPCWVKAGQDLQGFLATQPFQTGFNGTPAQQGAGSSAGLVANGKAAMELQGDWDPSTMSSLTDDKDLDAKLGWFPFPSVPGAAGDPAVLLGGGDGFSCTTRAAAACAGFLQYLTSTPVQKKIAEAGSGLPVNADAVASLKSESLKAVAEQTRKASSVQMYFDRAFPTAVGQALNDAVANLFAGQGNPEAVVQAVNQAATGNK, from the coding sequence ATGCGTCCCAGCCGGAGATTTCCCCTCGCCGCGCTCGTCGCGGCAGCCGCGCTCGTGCTCTCCGCGTGCGGGGGAGGTGGCGACGAGGGCCCGGCCGCCGCGTCGGGACCGGTCACCCTGACCTGGTGGCACAACGGCACCGCGGAACCCGTGCGCTCGCTGTGGCAGCAGGTCGCCGACGACTACCACCGGGAGCACCCCGACGTCTCGTTCACGGTGCAGCCGATCCAGAACGAGGAGTTCCCCACGAAGGTGCCGCTGGCGCTGCAGTCGGCCACGCCGCCGGACCTCTACCAGCAGTGGGGCGGCGGGGACGAGGCCTCCCAGGTCGAGTCGGGCCGCGTGGCGGACCTGACGTCGTCGGTGCAGGGCTGGATCGGCGGACTGGGCTCGACGGCGCAGGGCTGGCAGGTCGGCGGGAAGCAGTACGGCGTGCCGTACGTGCAGCACGTCGTCGGATTCTGGTACCGCAAGGACCTCTTCGCCCAGGCCGGGATCACGGCCCCGCCGACGACCATGGCCGACTTCGCCGCCGCCGTCGGCAAGCTGAAGGCCGCGGGCATCGCGCCCATCGCGCTCGGCGGCAAGGACCGCTGGCCCGACGCGTTCTACTACGACTACTTCGCCGTGCGCGAGTGCTCCCCGCAGGTGCTCAAAGACGAGATCGCGGCCGTGAAGCTGCAGGACCCGTGCTGGGTCAAGGCCGGCCAGGACCTGCAGGGCTTCCTCGCGACACAGCCGTTCCAGACCGGTTTCAACGGCACGCCGGCCCAGCAGGGCGCGGGCAGCTCGGCCGGGCTGGTCGCCAACGGCAAGGCCGCGATGGAGCTGCAGGGCGACTGGGACCCGAGCACGATGTCCTCGCTCACCGACGACAAGGACCTCGACGCCAAGCTCGGCTGGTTCCCCTTCCCGTCGGTGCCCGGTGCCGCAGGTGACCCCGCCGTGCTGCTCGGTGGCGGTGACGGGTTCTCGTGCACGACGCGCGCCGCGGCCGCGTGCGCCGGGTTCCTGCAGTACCTCACGAGCACGCCGGTGCAGAAGAAGATCGCCGAAGCCGGGTCGGGCCTGCCGGTGAACGCGGACGCGGTGGCGTCGTTGAAGAGCGAGTCCCTCAAGGCGGTCGCCGAGCAGACGCGCAAGGCCTCGTCCGTGCAGATGTACTTCGACCGCGCGTTCCCGACCGCCGTCGGGCAGGCGCTCAACGACGCCGTCGCGAACCTGTTCGCGGGGCAGGGCAACCCGGAAGCGGTGGTGCAGGCCGTGAACCAGGCCGCCACCGGGAACAAGTGA
- a CDS encoding carbohydrate ABC transporter permease has product MAAPAPPRPLARTVHSARERPARRRGRTRLELALLLGPSLVLFAGFVLVPIGIAVYYSLYSWNGFGPLTNFVGLQNYADAFGGAVFRGAIGHNVVIAVLSIVIQLPLSIGLALLLDRKLKGRTVLRMVVFAPYVLSEAITAVIWLLMLQPNGFVDELLRGVGLGGLVHQWLADPGLVLYTLFVVMTWKYLGFGIILLLAGLQGVPPELREAAALDGATGWQTTRHVVLPLLGPTIRIWVFLSVIGSLQLFDLVWIMTLGGPANASTTMASYLVDHGFKRYEFGFGSAVAVVLFAICFVFALVYQRFALRRDTAGALTRAVS; this is encoded by the coding sequence ATGGCGGCTCCCGCTCCGCCGCGGCCGCTCGCGCGGACCGTCCACAGTGCACGCGAGCGCCCCGCGCGGCGCCGGGGCCGCACCCGGCTGGAGCTGGCGCTGCTGCTCGGCCCCTCGCTGGTGCTGTTCGCCGGGTTCGTGCTCGTGCCCATCGGCATCGCGGTGTACTACAGCTTGTACTCGTGGAACGGGTTCGGCCCGCTCACGAACTTCGTGGGGTTGCAGAACTACGCCGACGCGTTCGGCGGCGCGGTGTTCCGCGGCGCGATCGGGCACAACGTGGTCATCGCCGTGCTCTCCATCGTCATCCAGCTGCCGCTGAGCATCGGCCTCGCGCTGCTGCTGGACCGCAAGCTCAAGGGCCGCACGGTCCTCCGGATGGTCGTGTTCGCGCCGTACGTGCTGTCGGAGGCCATCACCGCGGTGATCTGGCTGCTGATGTTGCAGCCGAACGGGTTCGTGGACGAGCTGCTGCGCGGCGTGGGCCTGGGCGGGCTCGTGCACCAATGGCTCGCGGACCCGGGCCTCGTGCTCTACACGCTGTTCGTGGTCATGACGTGGAAGTATCTCGGCTTCGGCATCATCCTGCTGCTCGCGGGCCTGCAGGGTGTGCCACCGGAGCTGCGGGAAGCCGCCGCGCTAGACGGCGCCACCGGGTGGCAGACCACGCGCCACGTGGTGCTGCCGCTGCTCGGCCCGACGATCCGGATCTGGGTGTTCCTGAGCGTGATCGGTTCGCTGCAGCTGTTCGACCTCGTGTGGATCATGACGCTCGGCGGGCCCGCCAACGCGTCGACCACGATGGCGAGCTACCTCGTGGACCACGGGTTCAAGCGCTATGAGTTCGGCTTCGGCAGCGCGGTCGCCGTGGTGCTGTTCGCGATCTGCTTCGTGTTCGCGCTGGTGTACCAACGGTTCGCGCTTCGCCGTGACACCGCCGGTGCCCTGACCCGGGCGGTGAGCTGA
- a CDS encoding carbohydrate ABC transporter permease — MAGRRWGLVAGYAAAVVVVVVTVVPLLFVVLGGFRTNGQLNTDPAGLPGPWVWDNYRSVVTSPDFWRFLGNSALIAVLATALAVGLGSMAAFALSRYAFKGREAVYALFTLGLLFPLGVATLPLYLWLRQLGLLENPLGVAIPEAAFSLPVTIVILRPFMHAVPGELEDAAVLDGASRLGFFWRIMLPLSAPALTTVAVLAFVTSWNAYLLPLLVFNDSAHFTLPLGVATFQSQYSQDTARVLAFTALSMVPALGFFAVAQRRIVGGLTGSVKG, encoded by the coding sequence GTGGCGGGCCGGCGCTGGGGCCTGGTCGCGGGCTACGCGGCCGCGGTCGTCGTCGTGGTGGTCACGGTGGTGCCGCTGCTGTTCGTGGTGCTCGGCGGCTTCCGCACGAACGGGCAGCTCAACACCGACCCGGCTGGCCTGCCGGGACCGTGGGTGTGGGACAACTACCGCAGTGTGGTCACCTCGCCGGACTTCTGGCGGTTCCTCGGCAACAGCGCGCTGATCGCGGTGCTCGCGACCGCGCTGGCCGTGGGCCTGGGCTCGATGGCGGCGTTCGCTTTGTCCCGCTACGCCTTCAAGGGCCGCGAAGCCGTGTATGCCCTGTTCACGCTCGGGCTGCTCTTCCCGCTGGGCGTCGCCACGCTGCCGCTGTACCTGTGGTTGCGCCAGCTGGGGCTGCTGGAGAACCCGCTGGGCGTCGCGATCCCCGAGGCGGCGTTCTCGCTGCCGGTGACGATCGTGATCCTGCGGCCGTTCATGCACGCCGTGCCCGGGGAGCTCGAGGACGCCGCGGTGCTCGACGGCGCGAGCCGGCTCGGATTCTTCTGGCGGATCATGCTGCCGCTCTCGGCGCCCGCGCTCACCACGGTGGCGGTGCTCGCGTTCGTCACGAGCTGGAACGCGTATCTGCTGCCGCTGCTGGTGTTCAACGACAGCGCGCATTTCACGCTGCCGCTGGGCGTCGCGACGTTCCAGTCGCAGTATTCGCAGGACACGGCGCGAGTGCTGGCGTTCACCGCGCTGTCGATGGTGCCGGCGCTGGGGTTCTTCGCGGTGGCGCAACGGCGGATCGTGGGTGGGCTGACCGGGTCGGTCAAGGGCTGA
- a CDS encoding IlvD/Edd family dehydratase codes for MIHRSWMRSQGFGSDVFDGRPVIGIATSASELAPCNVHLTRVAEAVKRGVWQAGGFPLAFPTMATGETLMRPTAMLYRNLMAMEVEELIRANPLDGVVLLSGCDKTTPAMLMGAASVDLPAVMVTGGPMLNGKFRGADVGSGTHVWKFEEELKAGRMSQEECFFAEGCMARSNGHCMTMGTASTMACLAEALGMQLPGSATWPAVDARRFETAQAAGQRIVAMVEEQLRPSSILTREAFENAIRVNAAIGGSTNAIIHLLALAGRVGVPLQMSDFDALGRDVPTLVNLMPSGKFLMEDFCYAGGLPVVVRRLAEAGLLHPGTVTVTGKSLADNVSDAQCWNDEVITPVTEPFQPTGSGTAVLTGNLAPDGAVIKQSAASPDLLTHTGPALVFDTAEDYHRVADDPDLDVTADTVLVIRGAGPKGYPGMPEVANVPLPAKLLKNGVTDLVRICDGRMSGTGYGTVVLHVSPESAAGGPLALVRTGDRITLDTPGRSLTLHVSDEELVARRAAWSAPESPYVSGYTWLYTHHVTQANQGADFDFLHGSRGPGVPRDSH; via the coding sequence ATGATCCACCGGTCGTGGATGCGGTCGCAGGGTTTCGGCTCCGACGTGTTCGATGGCCGGCCCGTGATCGGGATCGCGACCAGCGCATCGGAGCTGGCGCCGTGCAACGTGCACCTCACGCGTGTGGCCGAGGCGGTGAAACGCGGGGTGTGGCAGGCCGGCGGGTTCCCGTTGGCGTTCCCGACGATGGCCACCGGCGAGACGCTCATGCGCCCCACCGCCATGCTCTACCGCAACCTGATGGCGATGGAGGTCGAGGAGCTCATCCGCGCCAACCCGCTCGACGGCGTGGTGCTGCTGTCCGGCTGCGACAAGACCACCCCGGCGATGCTGATGGGCGCGGCGAGCGTGGACCTGCCCGCGGTGATGGTGACCGGCGGGCCGATGCTCAACGGCAAGTTCCGCGGTGCGGACGTCGGGTCCGGCACGCACGTGTGGAAGTTCGAGGAGGAACTCAAGGCCGGGCGCATGAGCCAGGAGGAGTGCTTCTTCGCCGAGGGCTGCATGGCACGCTCCAACGGCCACTGCATGACCATGGGCACCGCGTCCACCATGGCGTGTCTCGCTGAGGCACTCGGCATGCAGCTGCCCGGCTCGGCGACGTGGCCGGCCGTCGACGCGCGCCGCTTCGAGACGGCGCAGGCGGCGGGGCAGCGGATCGTGGCGATGGTCGAGGAACAGTTGCGGCCGTCGTCGATCCTGACCCGCGAGGCGTTCGAGAACGCGATCCGCGTGAACGCGGCCATCGGCGGCTCCACCAACGCGATCATCCACCTGCTGGCGCTCGCGGGCCGCGTCGGCGTGCCGCTGCAGATGTCGGACTTCGACGCGCTGGGCCGCGACGTCCCGACGCTCGTGAACCTGATGCCGTCGGGCAAGTTCCTGATGGAGGACTTCTGCTACGCCGGTGGTCTGCCCGTTGTCGTCCGGCGCTTGGCCGAAGCCGGCCTGCTACACCCCGGCACGGTCACGGTGACCGGGAAGTCCTTGGCGGACAACGTGTCCGACGCCCAGTGCTGGAACGACGAGGTGATCACCCCGGTGACCGAGCCGTTCCAGCCCACGGGTTCGGGCACGGCCGTGCTGACCGGGAACCTCGCTCCCGACGGTGCGGTGATCAAACAGTCGGCCGCCTCGCCGGACCTGCTCACGCACACCGGCCCGGCGCTGGTGTTCGACACCGCCGAGGACTACCACCGCGTCGCCGACGACCCGGATCTGGACGTCACCGCCGACACCGTGCTGGTCATCCGCGGCGCCGGCCCGAAGGGCTACCCGGGTATGCCGGAGGTCGCCAACGTGCCGCTGCCGGCCAAGCTGCTCAAGAACGGCGTCACCGACCTCGTGCGCATCTGCGACGGCCGCATGTCCGGCACCGGCTACGGCACGGTCGTGCTGCACGTCAGCCCCGAGTCCGCCGCGGGCGGGCCGCTCGCCCTGGTGCGCACAGGCGACCGGATCACGCTGGACACCCCGGGGCGTTCGCTGACCCTGCACGTGTCCGACGAGGAGCTGGTGGCCCGGCGTGCGGCGTGGTCGGCGCCGGAATCGCCTTATGTCAGCGGCTATACGTGGCTCTACACGCACCACGTGACCCAGGCGAACCAAGGCGCGGACTTCGACTTCCTCCACGGTTCCCGCGGCCCGGGTGTACCGCGCGATTCGCACTGA
- a CDS encoding ATP-binding protein codes for MPPDLRCLTCGAPLPAPPGPAGGRRARFCSGACRQRAYRRRVRSRRAGAGCPGRATELTALRRLLGHHRLVTITGPGGIGKSRLAAELGGACWVNASTVEGGSAEPGERVAPDGHGSQARANTAGGAVEPRQSVVPDGSEHLLEAGTIHAPDNLEQPVVRNQSDLRLGASTAGVAPDPEPALAPDASKRQSPADATDTPTHPAQPLAPDGSERLLAPSTIRLPADLGDLLVLDGCEERPDVCAALVARLLREHRNLRIVATSRMALGVEGEQVLPLRGLAPADGARLLVDRVQLLDPFLAVNQGEVAELCRVLEGVPAALELVAPRVRLLGVAGARQGLRTALDLAPGRRSVRADLERDHRRLGEAEREAWQRLSVLPGPFDAELAAVLGAGPDVLERLVAASLLVPEPAADGTTGLRLWAAGRAFAREQLGAAGGTDAAFERLADHLEREIEPHLTAFLVPDGLCRKLVARAEPVHATIGWLTERGDARLATLTCGLARSWLALGRNVAESEQLLRDALPHVEDRPDLKASLLAALCKAAHRTGRYAEQLKLGEEALTIESALDRKARKASILDLLAAGLRASGRRADERYREALTIARELADPAVISLLLNDLAWAALESGDLTTARDVLAEGLPLARAHATPGRLASVLHTAGALALAAHDHATAEARFVEALLVTNPTDGLKVPYFTEGVAIVLTTRGEHERALGLFACADAVRRGLGAVAEPAWRHRVRQATAAATTGLDPRRAHAATRAGARVSLAAAVAHALDASAHFHATGHGQLTPQEHTVAALVTDGLTNQQIARRLGIAPRTVATHLERIRAKLGVRPRSALAAWFTRTTADG; via the coding sequence CCCCGGACGCGCCACGGAGCTCACTGCCCTGCGCCGGCTGCTGGGCCACCACCGGCTGGTGACGATCACCGGACCCGGGGGCATCGGCAAGTCCCGCCTGGCGGCGGAGCTGGGTGGGGCTTGTTGGGTGAATGCGTCCACTGTGGAGGGTGGCTCGGCCGAGCCTGGGGAGCGGGTTGCGCCAGACGGGCACGGCAGCCAGGCCCGCGCGAACACGGCCGGCGGTGCCGTCGAGCCCAGGCAGTCGGTGGTTCCAGACGGCAGCGAGCACCTGCTTGAAGCAGGCACGATCCACGCCCCGGACAACCTGGAGCAACCAGTCGTGCGCAACCAGAGTGACCTCCGGCTCGGGGCGAGCACAGCCGGCGTCGCGCCGGACCCCGAACCCGCGCTCGCTCCCGATGCCAGCAAGCGCCAGTCCCCCGCCGACGCAACCGACACCCCGACCCACCCCGCGCAACCGCTCGCGCCTGACGGAAGCGAGCGGCTCCTCGCCCCGAGCACCATCCGCCTCCCCGCCGACCTCGGCGACCTGCTCGTGCTCGACGGCTGCGAGGAGCGGCCCGATGTCTGCGCCGCACTGGTCGCGCGGCTGCTGCGGGAACACCGAAACCTGCGGATCGTCGCGACCAGCCGCATGGCTTTGGGAGTCGAGGGTGAGCAGGTGCTGCCGTTGCGGGGGCTGGCGCCCGCCGATGGGGCGCGGCTGTTGGTGGACCGGGTTCAGCTGCTCGACCCGTTTCTGGCCGTGAACCAGGGCGAGGTCGCCGAGCTGTGCCGGGTCCTGGAGGGCGTGCCCGCGGCTCTCGAACTGGTCGCGCCGCGGGTGCGGCTGCTGGGGGTGGCGGGAGCGCGCCAAGGACTCCGGACGGCGCTCGACCTGGCGCCCGGCAGGCGTTCGGTACGCGCGGACCTCGAGCGCGACCACCGGCGGCTCGGCGAGGCCGAACGCGAGGCCTGGCAACGGCTGTCGGTGCTGCCCGGGCCGTTCGACGCCGAGCTCGCGGCCGTGCTGGGGGCCGGGCCCGACGTGCTGGAGCGGCTGGTGGCGGCGTCGTTGCTGGTGCCCGAGCCCGCGGCCGACGGCACGACCGGTCTGCGCCTGTGGGCGGCCGGACGAGCCTTCGCCCGCGAGCAGCTCGGCGCGGCGGGCGGCACTGACGCCGCCTTCGAGCGGCTGGCCGACCACCTCGAGAGGGAGATCGAACCGCACCTCACCGCGTTCCTGGTGCCGGACGGGCTCTGCCGGAAGCTCGTCGCCCGCGCCGAACCCGTGCACGCTACGATCGGCTGGCTCACCGAGCGGGGCGACGCCCGGCTGGCGACGTTAACGTGCGGGCTCGCGCGGTCGTGGCTGGCGCTGGGCCGCAACGTCGCCGAGAGCGAGCAGCTGCTGCGCGACGCACTGCCGCACGTCGAGGACCGGCCGGACCTCAAGGCCTCCCTCCTCGCGGCCCTGTGCAAGGCGGCGCACCGCACCGGCCGGTACGCCGAACAGCTGAAGCTGGGCGAGGAAGCCCTCACCATCGAGTCCGCTTTGGACCGAAAGGCGCGCAAAGCATCGATCCTCGACCTGCTCGCCGCCGGGCTGCGGGCGTCGGGCCGGCGCGCGGACGAGCGTTACCGCGAAGCGCTGACGATCGCGCGCGAGCTCGCCGATCCGGCCGTGATCTCGTTGCTGCTCAACGATCTCGCCTGGGCCGCCCTCGAGTCAGGCGACCTCACGACCGCCCGCGACGTCCTCGCCGAAGGCCTCCCCCTCGCCCGCGCCCACGCGACGCCCGGGCGGCTCGCCAGCGTGCTGCACACCGCCGGCGCGCTGGCCCTCGCTGCGCACGACCACGCGACGGCCGAGGCGCGGTTCGTGGAAGCGCTGCTCGTGACCAACCCCACCGACGGGCTGAAGGTCCCGTACTTCACCGAGGGCGTCGCGATCGTCCTCACCACCCGCGGCGAACACGAGCGCGCGCTGGGCCTGTTCGCCTGCGCCGACGCCGTCCGCCGCGGGCTGGGCGCCGTCGCCGAACCCGCGTGGCGCCATCGCGTCCGGCAGGCGACCGCGGCCGCCACCACGGGCCTCGACCCTCGCCGCGCCCACGCGGCCACCCGGGCGGGCGCGCGCGTCTCCCTCGCCGCGGCCGTCGCCCACGCCCTCGACGCGAGCGCGCACTTCCACGCCACCGGCCACGGTCAGCTGACGCCCCAGGAGCACACCGTCGCCGCCCTCGTGACCGACGGCCTCACCAACCAGCAGATCGCCCGCCGCCTCGGCATCGCCCCGCGCACGGTCGCCACCCACCTCGAACGCATCCGCGCGAAGCTCGGCGTCCGCCCGCGCTCCGCCCTGGCGGCCTGGTTCACCCGCACCACCGCCGACGGATGA